ttaaataagtAATACTATGTATTAATGTCTCATATTTTAGCACATAGTATCACACGGTATCTTTATCTCTATTCTAGATTGTTCCACACCGACAGAGATCTCTTCAGGTTAAATTTCGTACATTTAGTatgaatttatattttatgtacatgtattatattccACATACATGTAGTACAGAAGCACAGTATTTATCATGTTCATATTGCTATTTTAgattgctacatgtacatgtatctctaTTCTAGATTATTCTACACCTTCCAGGACATTTCTCAGtcatatgtatttattttatatgtatgataTTTCATCACATAGCacagtttttatcatatttatatttattcctgAGGGTTCCACAACCGTCCAAGATCTCTTCAGGTGTATATTTCGTACGGTATATTAAGAattatatgaatttaaatgtatatatatttcagcACATAGTACATGAAGCACACAGTTTTTATCACGTTCATATCGCTATTCTATTTGCTATCTCTATACTAGATTATTTTACACATTCCAGGATCTTCCAAGATGGACATTTCTCAGTATtgttatgcatacatgtatgtatttattttatatctattatatttcAGCACATAGTACATGTAGCACacatttatttattgtgtttatATCTTTAGTCTAGATTGCTCCACACATGCAGGGATCTCCCCAGGTGTACATTTCATACAGTACAGttacatatattatatttcaggtcgtaaaaaaaaaaaaaaaaaaaaaaaaaaaaaaaaaaaaaaaaaaaaaaaaaaaaaaaaaaaaaaaaaaaaaaaaaaaattctatttatgtgtattgtactacgcctgttggatcgccacaggtcgtatcaccctgctggatcgccacaggtcattcattctctttatgtatactgtactacacctgctggatcgccacaggtcattctatttatgtgtattgtactacgcctgttggatcgccacaggtcgtatcaccctgctggatcgccacaggtcattcattctctttatgtatactgtactacacctgctggatcgccacaggtcattctatttatgtgtattgtactacgcctgttggatcgccacaggtcgtatcaccctgctggatcgccacaggtcattcattctctttatgtatactgtactacacctgctggatcgccacaggtcattctatttatgtgtattgtactaCGCCTGTTGGATCGCCACAGGTCGTATCATCCTGatggatcgccacaggtcattcattctctttatgtatactgtactacacctgctggatcgccacaggtcattctatttatgtgtattgtactacgcctgttggatcgccacaggtcgtatcaccctgctggatcgccacaggtcattcattctctttatgtatactgtactacacctgctggatcgccacaggtcattctatttatgtgtattgtactaCACCTGTTGGATCGCCACAGGTCGTATCaccctgctggatcgccacaggtcattcattctctttatgtatactgtactacacctgctggatcgccacaggtcattctatttatgtgtattgtactacgcctgttggatcgccacaggtcgtatcaccctgctggatcgccacaggtcattctGTCTATTTATGTGTATGTACTacgcctgctggatcgccacaggtcattttcttattttgtatattGCACTACATTTGATGGATACTacgcctgctggatcgccacaggttatttatttatatatattgtactacgcctgctggatcgccacaggtaattttatttatgtatacatgaATTGTACTACatctgctggatcgccacaggttattttatttatgtatattgtaCTACGCCTGCTGGATCACGTATTGTACTTGCTGCATCGCCACAGATCATTCATTATCTTAATGTATACTGTACTATGCCTGCTTGATCGCTTCAGGTTAATttaattatgtgtattgtactacgcctgctggatcgccacaggtcataTTATCTTTTATTATGTATTAATGTGTTATATTTAACTCAGCGAGTATTTCCACTTAGACTCTCTTGTTTAAGGATTACTAAGACTTCCCaggttgtttcttttattttattttacaggaaaATACAGATACAGACATTAAAACCTTCGTTTTTCGGATGAAGACTTCAGAACTTTATAGCACCGTTATATATAAGAAAACAATACCCTGATGCCTGCCTTCATATATAGTATAATGTGTTAGACAACAGTTCAACTTGTTTATTTTAACCTATCGTTTTTCGGATGCAGAATTCAGAACTATTAAGCACTAGATATGAGGATAGCTATATCTTGATGCAGACTTCAGAACTATATAGCACCGGAATATATAAGGAGGACGATACCTTGATTCATGCATTCATAGTTAATGTGTCAGAACTAGTCACACTTCTCTAAGCATTAAACGCAAGAACTTTAACTATGTAGACAGAGTTATTTTATCCGTCTGGGTTAGAGAGAAGTGATTACTGTGATCACTCTTTCAGAACTGGTAGAGGGTTCTTTTTAAAGCACAACAGAAATGTGTTGTTTTTGAAATTATTGTATTGTTAAAGTAATATGAAACGAGTTTtgggtaaaaaaaatgtcttaaaaaatATACTTGTTATGTTTACATTCCCTAAAAACTAAACCATTCGTGGCGGTTTCAGTACGAAAATCGCGATTATATGGCATGCAAACCagaaaacaagtccatctgctaCGAGTTTTTTCATAACAATGGAGGTTAATTAACTTTCGTAAGCACTGTTCCGATGATTGCCGATCTTCACCAGCGTAAACAATGATGACGTCAACGATGGATGCTGAGGTAAGTCCACGTTATACTGGTTCAGAAAGAAGTTAAATTTCAAGCGTTAAAGTGCCTTACAGAGAAATTCTTTTAACTGTTTATCAAAAAAGAATATCAGTTGTAATATTTCATCCTTACTTCCTCGATATATATTCAAAAATTGGACTGAAAACGTTAAAATCGTGAAGAATCATTGCTAGGGGCCCCAATTGGGGAAAAGAAAATAGAACACAGAATCTATCAATTTATCTAAACTTCTCGTCGGAGTCTACCGTGTCACATGTAAAAATTATCtacaatttattatatttgaatgaaTAGGTAAAGGAGTTGCCAAAAAGTGTCagataaacaaaatttcaacacGAACGCAAACAAACAGATATCAAATTGCCGTTTTGCAAAAACAGCAAGTTGTGTACCTCGGAGCAAGAAGGCACGGGTCCCTCTTATATTGAGACACTTTAAATGATGGAATAGGTCTCCTTGTAGTATTAGTAACTGCCAGCTTAAAGTTCGGATAGAGAAGTGACAGGAATGCATTGTATTTTACAACTAATCAGGCCGCCACTGAACCCTCCTTAGTCGACTCTCAAGTTTGACACTAGCCACAAAGGTTTCATGGGCTGTATTATATCCTCCAGGTTTAACAGAAGGGAAAATCAATTCAATTTAGGGAGGGGTGTGTGTTTTTGTGTGGTAGATATTGTGGATAAAAAATCCTGGATGATTTTAGCTGTACCTGTGTTCTGCTTTTTTTTTCACTATATTtagtcctgccttttttttataagtttatccTGTTATTGTGGGCCCAGCTtctcatcctgcttttttttttaatcaaaactaaaattaaatggtagctctcttatatatatttagtatgaGAATGGTCATAATGTAGTCACAAATATAAAGGGAAAATGTAAGCATATGTATGCAATGCATTATTGCAATTCTAGtaaatagttttatttcatatctttttcTGAAGATGTGAGTTTTGCTAGACAGCTCAGCATATTTTTCTACAAGTTTTGTGCTTTTACCTTATTGAAAAATGATTTGGAAAAAGTCGCAAAGCAACAGAAACTTTTTCTGTaacatgatttaattttttgttgttgtttttttttttacttttcttaccGGTATACATATATTTTAGGTAAGGCAGTTCAGAATATGTTTTTAAGCTTTATgctcttaaaggggcactagctacgatttatataaagaaataaagtatgattttttttagatcaatcattaatcaaattggaataatgaaataataatttgcttttagcaatcaatttcctttaattttgttgaaataagcgattaaacataatttttgactgattcacttgcaagtgaaaacgtcatcatcattctaaccggtattcatgtgaacttcaagttaacccctagctagagattgacaacgcatgcattgtacgtgtactggttatttaaagaaaaagaatgtcaacaatgaaagtgaaactacggtaaatcatttgattactaattcgatgcacataaaatcattcttatatggttaaaaacaatgagaaacatctatttttaatctataaaataaaatcaaacagacctataaaaatgcaattgcacgtgttggtttaatctattcgtacctttatttttgtttacatcgcttatatggtcatctgaggtcaaatcgatagttaattagatggcgtctggactaaaatacacacgaaacgaacctttatattatctaccccatgctctgtaaactgtttattttagacttttgatagtttggataaatgttttacattgttataaaccaaatatgagaatttgagtcaaatcggtaacaatgaatttgacagctagtgcccctttaagggaCGGACAATTTAActtggggtggggtggggtgatgttttttttttctggtcAGAATTTTTTGTTTTGGTAAGTGGTGCGacaaccttttttttcaaatttcacaattttttatggtaaatatcctgtcagaatattttttatcctCTTGCTggtcaaattatttattttatcaaagttcaggatcaaaatatttattaacaaaacaaacaataaggGGGGCGCTTGAATTTTTGTCTTGACCAAATATTGTTTGTCCTTATATATAAGATACATATggaataaaatatcttatttacaGTTTTCAGATGCATCAAGTAACAGGAGCAGGTCGCCAACATCTGACCTTAGCTCTGACAATGGTCAGCCTATGGAGAGAAAACCAAAGAGAGGTCGTGGAAGGGGCAGTGGACGTGGACGTGGAAGAGGTAGAGGTCAGGCGAGAGGCAGCAGAAGAGGCAGAGGACAGGGAAACAGAGGCCAGCTCCAAGAGGTCAATAGAGAAAACAGGATAGCTCAACTTGAGGTATTGATCAGCAACAGAAAATAGTACCAAAATCTTTATCTTCAAATTATTGTGCCCGCCTTACCAATGTCCTGTAGCTTTCTCAGCTCCTACTTATAATAATTGGATTTGAAATGtgcactggcactcataccacatcttcttatttatattgtaagGAAAAAAAAGTCATATCAAAGTTATTTTCAAAGTGATCAGAAACATACAATCTATAATTATTACATCTGTAAAATCCTATATTGATGTTTCTGTGTATGTGTTTAGTTTCACGCATCTTTATGGATTCCAGGAAACATTTTACGTACGCTCGTTAatcatttaccatttaaattttcgaaaaaaacattgtgtttaatatgattttgaaacaaaaacattattttttggtGATTCGTCGGCTTAAACTTTCATGGAGGTAAATCAGCAAAGTCTGATCATCTGTAAATAGTGACCCTCAATAGTTGTAACATTGGACTGTACTACTTTCAATTTTAATCGCTTTTTTTTCAGAATAGAGTCAATTCAATGTCCGTTGATGACATGCGCATTATTCTCAAACAAATTGCAAAGGCACAGCCCAGTTTCATACTCAATATCCTGGACAATTCAAATGTTGGCAATGGGCAGCCAGCTGGACCAGAACCACCAAAACCAGACCAGCCATCATGGTGCTCCTGCTCTAATTGCAGAGAGATGCCAACACAGCAGGAGAGGCTCTGTTGCAAAAGACAGCCTGTGAACTGCCATTCAAGGTTACCGGTAAGATTACAGTAACATAAATACAATTTGACTTGTAGAAAAAATAGAATTAATAGAGAAAAATATAGCTTGCTTCCTTTTCTGTTGCACCTTGATGTTACTCTTGTTAGGATCTgtgaaaattttcatcacattttctcaggaactacaatacaaggatttctgaaatttggtttcaggatttatataagtcaggtatgccatgtgatgcgttttcagattcatcactcgacaacttcctgtttaccgaacacttgcatatttttacactattaatattatccacttgcggcgggggtatcatcagtgagcagtagctcgcagtttcacttgttctttTTGTTAGTGTCATCTCTGTCGTCATACTGTTCTTGTTGCACAATCTGTCTGCATTatatgatttacatttttttcccCGTTTTCTTTTCTTGTGCTGTAAAGCTTTCATTGTAGTTGGTTTGACATTTCTCATTTGACACTGTATTGGTATAATATTTATGctacaatatttgtattttttgaaaaatacattaaataataaataatcttCTTTATTTCTAGGATTTCCAGCAATGTGTCCTAGATGAACTTGTTTTGGAGCTGGCAATCCGGTACCGGAATGATTTTCTGGCACAGCCTGAAGATGACAACTACAACAGGTGTCATCGCCATGCTGCCTATAGACAATACATACTATGGATACATGGATATTTGGGGGCCGGCAATAGGAGGGTTATACCCAGCTGTTGCGTATGGAGAATAAGGGACAAGTATCCCGATGGAACTGGGCAGTATGTTGGCTTTGTTGGTGGCAGACTTGGctaaataaaaaagtaatatgAAAGGTTTTATTTTTTGAACACCAAACTGAAGAATAATGATCTGAATCAACAATAGCACAAAGCAtagataaaaaaattacaaatgggAAAAGTTTCCTGAGATTAcaacatattcattttttgtacgtAAATGAGGCTGTTagttctctcgtttgaattgttttacattgtcaatttGGGGCcattaatagctgactatgctgtatgtgctttgctcattgttgaaggctgtacggtgacctataaatgttaatttctgtgtcatttttgtctcttgtggatagttgtctcattggcaatcataccacatcttcttttttaataaatagtCAGTCAGTGCTATGAAATATAGATTACACCGATTTAATTTTAGTCTCGATACTGATGAACTAACACTGttcattggttgttgtttgttattgttttcgTTCTCGATTTGTATATTTTAATcaggtttcctgtttgaattgttttacacggATCTATTTTGTGActtttatagcttgatgttaGGTTTGAGCCAAagatctgtgttgaagactgtattgtAACATTAAATTGCTTACTTCAACTATATGGTGTTTTCGAGGGAGTGTTGTCTCATCGGccttcataccatatcttcttatgaaattttaagtcagtgaaccatgaaatatATGTTACAATGATCTTATTTTGTCTTGATGTTGATTGACTACCATAGATGCAAGTTGTTGAACTGTGAAATGGCACTCGCAATTATTATTTTGCTTTGGTCTTGTAGTGCTACCACAGGTGCATCTATATATAAGATTTCATTGCTCTAACACACACATCAATATAATTGAACGTTGACcaaagaaccatgaaaataaggtcaagatcAACGGACACCTCCCAGAAAGAcacacacatttttcaattatttaataaattaaatgtgCCAGTAGTCATACTATCCTTATAGAATTGGAACCACAGACCAAATCAGAGAAATttatcattgaccaatgaattATGCAAATAATGTAAAGGTCAGATATTACTAACCAGACAAAAAATCTACACCTTGcataaaccaaatatatttcACCTATTCCATATGACTTTTTGAAAAAACagcaaacaagtaaaaaaaaaaatgtttgtgagtTTTCATTGAAAACACATGTCGCCGAGAAATGACAAGGTTTAACAGGAAGTTCATGATCAATGACAATAATATCACTTTACATGGTATAGCACCCTGGGATATAACTTTCAGgcaaatatttagtacaaaattaCAATGAATTAGTATCATTagcatacaacatgtacaaggtcTATTCTAATTTGTACAATACAGGTACAAAATCAATAAGAGCTAATCTAGAATAAAATGTTGGGcaattttatttttgtctgaACATAAAAAACTTTCTAAAATGCTTCAACAATTCATAATGCATAAAACATTATAATCAACTGGTACTTAAATGGACATCAGTCCAACTGTAATCGAGAGTTTTTTCTGGGTCTTCCTTGTTAAATCTTGATATTTTTTGTGCGACAAGATCAGCTGTTGATGGTGGCAAGGTTGGTGCAAGTACTGCTGACACTCTCCTTGGGTCATTGACATCTAGTAGCACTTTTCTGTTCATCCCAACAGGATCTTGTAGTCGGTTTTCTACTATGGTTTTTATTATGGTAGGGACATGGTGATAGTCTTTGTCCTCCCTTTTAGCATACACTGACCACTGAATACCAGTCTTGCTGTAGTATCTCTGATAcctaaaaaaattttttttaatgtacatgtataaaaatactcAATAGTGTACCAAGTGATAGACAACCGAACAGATCTAATATTTACGGACTTCCCAAAAAAGTTTGTGTTGCAGTCTACATATTATGGAGGCTGACAGTATTGtactactgtgaaagtacttttattcgtggggtagcaattttcgtggttttttgtgtatgactttatccacgaatttaagtgtccaacgaaataaaacaacatttgttCAAACCAAGACATAGAAATATCCccatgtaggtttgactactgtTATAATCTAGAAAGTATATTGAATATCGGCGATCTGTCGGAGAATATTACAATACACGGAGTGGTCAGAGagcaaatactgtggattcattaatattcgttggataccaattttcgtggatttcgtgggtacatgataaccacgaatttaaatgttgaaCGAAACATAAAATTTCTATTATGCTTTGTATGCAGATATTGGCataaccacgaaatcaaatatccacgaaaatgcaattTACAATTCAAGATATGTTTATACTATTTGATTTTTGTAACTGTTTTCTATAGGCGACATGTTTATGGCcttattaacacctttgatgatCTTTAATCTGTTGATTACTCTATCTCAGTTAACAATTTTATCCATCGCTTCTAATggcttcaatttttcattttttctttgtttttaattttttttaaattaaatcaacgaatttaaaattccatgaacatgtaaatgttgcttaaaccacgaaaattgatacccacaaattaAAGTACCTTCACAGTATTCCatattttttccaaataaaaacaagaatgtgtccattgtacatggatgccccactcgcactatcatatACTCTGTTTAGTGGAtcttgaaattggggtaaaaaatctaatttggcatttaaatgatAAAGTTCTTAACAttgggaatatgtgtactaagtttcaggttgattcgacttcaacttcatcaaaaactgccttgaccaaaatcttAACCAGACCTAAAGCGGAACagacgcacagacaagaaaacataatgcccctactcctATCGTAGATGGGGAATAACAATAATAGTTTACCTAGTGCTTCCATCTTTGTTGACCATCATTTGCCTTTGGCAATGAGCATTATTATCCAGGGCTGCTAACAGATTGCGAGCTCTGTATGAAACTGGATTAAATGAATGGCGCTTGGAAGCATATTTAAGGATCAAATTCTGGAAATTTTCCAATTCAGCTGTGCtcctgaaaaaaagtaaataataagTAAATCTGTAAGctactgctcactaatgataccccCATTTAAATTAtaaggtaaacaggaagttaaGTAACGAAATTGAAAACATACTGCACAGTAAAGCATGCTCATATAAACCTTAATACCATATTTCAAAGAGCCGTAATGTGTAGTTTGTTGAAAATtagtaaaaacaaaaatgtgtccgaggtacacggatgccccacatGACTtgcattttccatgttcaatggactgtaaAATTGGGTATTGATTGGCTAATGACATGTCGTTAAAAAACCTATATTCCCAGCTTGTTGCTAAGACATATTCCTGGATGTCGCTAACCATTTCCCATTGTTATCTACATACATATTGGTAAATATTGGTATTTTTACACCCTTCCAATACCTTGTACAACCTTTGGCCCACCTCAGATGTACTACTTGGTTACTTTATGTGATTAAAATACCCATATCTTAGGATATGAACATAGATAACTTATATCATACCTGCAGTTTAAGTAGTAAGGAATTTTCTTAATGAATCTTTTGTCCATCACAATTCCAATGGCTGCATCATGAGCTGGTGAACCAGCTTTCAACCAACCCTTTTCCCTCTCTGCACATAACGGACC
This genomic window from Mytilus edulis unplaced genomic scaffold, xbMytEdul2.2 SCAFFOLD_309, whole genome shotgun sequence contains:
- the LOC139504958 gene encoding uncharacterized protein, which produces MMTSTMDAEFSDASSNRSRSPTSDLSSDNGQPMERKPKRGRGRGSGRGRGRGRGQARGSRRGRGQGNRGQLQEVNRENRIAQLENRVNSMSVDDMRIILKQIAKAQPSFILNILDNSNVGNGQPAGPEPPKPDQPSWCSCSNCREMPTQQERLCCKRQPVNCHSRLPDFQQCVLDELVLELAIRYRNDFLAQPEDDNYNRCHRHAAYRQYILWIHGYLGAGNRRVIPSCCVWRIRDKYPDGTGQYVGFVGGRLG